One window of Papaver somniferum cultivar HN1 chromosome 9, ASM357369v1, whole genome shotgun sequence genomic DNA carries:
- the LOC113307855 gene encoding DDT domain-containing protein PTM-like has product MELVGKAVKKEFLGFGIFTGVVRSFDPNSRLFHIVYEDGDSEEMEFAEVSPIIVEEELKESFGSELIQTRKRVREEEEHDLIEEQTQVNDGRNHEEFSESLNKKVCLVGENSMVNVSVDGNATDSVVCIHDLNENLKLRENGCVDLGLNENDVRDSADEFAKRDNDLNYDLGFLEEIQTKEFKVDEDFMNIRSIGFSEVIQEKGSIDFGEYVKGDAEVDSEEDIDLGGISKRGDSVDYEISRATINSIVKFYPKTVEERGGLDSGYKEEPRSKKRKKSSGNTKATTEMVLRRSSRRTNSTYSLQNVLMVEESSAVDISPDTDKISEGLHTEGFAEQNLIPSKMELPLSSKNLNLDEIHILDFFSVHSCLRSFSAILFLSPFSLEAFAAAANSKVPNSLIDSIHVSILRTLKLQMEFLSSEGSQSASNCLRSLNWELLDLVTWPVYMVEYLLIHGSELKPGYELSRLKLLNSDYYKQSPSIKLEILRCLCDDLLEAEVIRLELNRRNVASENDADIDRISNSENHKKRKHPVNGLGSSGLTEVIVDETNDWNSDECCLCKMDGSLICCDGCPAAYHSRCVGVVKDLLPEGDWYCPECVMDKHYSSMKSSKSLRGAELLGVDPYGRLFFSSCGYLLVSDSCETESFYYYYHRDDLDAVIEVLRSSSTLYSGIINAISINWNTPFDSKAKDRLNFQTPTVHRNLIVDSKPKPSEISATNKVLDGQSCKVSLQSIGSPVSSVAVQVKDMTRPITNSEGSTEISQGVEGIQMPVKNETDCSNYSFEDLNYTGSLENATPNIGNHSLEPAASAVEQKQNTVAAVPASANMVFEDDFYVNYYSLAHISASIAGQLLSKSSESIPQDLKKSDEEIIAKQMNLISKNMTRFSWSSIYGLPMDAEKESCGWCFSCRSTDSEDCLFSITTKHSVAKGFRTEFSSIKNNESHLTTVIHHILSIEERLSGLLSGPWRNPHYSKHWRRTVTQASSVASLRNLLVSVESNLRHIALSADWFKVVDSVVTMGSASYAMTKGQVSSSKNGGGKKRGKLSLTGTNSTVNGGGRSGVFWWRGGRVSRQVFHCKILPQFLAVKSGRQAGCGKIPTILYLDNSESARRIRYTAWRAAVEMSTIVTQLACQVREFDSNIRWDEIENAQLLSLIDKNYKKSWRLFKKVTIRRKCVEGANVKYLLDFGKRRTIPDSVIQHGVMLELSASERKKYWLDELHVPLSILKAFEEKKLARIHNKTDSAVLRGEAGKLIKRTSRKQGLSYLLSKSENHQCGQCKKDLLVREAVSCNDCKGFFHKKHFRKPKGKNSADCTYTCNKCQSTKHVKKLVKKFVKIKKKMKKGKPVAQEKITSISERPRRSIQRVNYVELQKKELDGTKKHTPGHQKQGITKKNTRGRPRKWVPVEQKMQPKKVIVKKKKRGRPKKLITKKHEEGRSKKVVCWPKGNRTQIYHAFWLNGLRFSSKPNDARVMDFGEGRLLLPSENPNALSTQPICGLCLEAEYTSRLIYIKCEKCQEWFHGDAFGCKVESTTKIIGFRCHKCRESSPPVCPHMMDIAISCNINEGECRSGAECGDKELPDIDEFSNGKDERHEFASSDGCQGLVHTYVRKPRSDTLLHSNNKVKKALEVPDSNKSIDEEKNVISPDQTLMVSGVESKECTESVEKQELHTVVPDSGHEDQKVDTVLDCDDTPSSHACMVESENEQFISVGSPPGTVNLSCTTSEDVIEKEAPVVGHNEVEDGIAITPANTEMPLAVGFGAPAELMQPASPSTLTQSINTRGNQV; this is encoded by the exons ATGGAGTTGGTGGGTAAGGCAGTGAAGAAAGAATTTCTAGGGTTTGGGATCTTTACTGGTGTAGTAAGATCTTTTGACCCGAATTCTAGGTTATTTCATATTGTCTATGAAGACGGAGATTCTGAGGAAATGGAATTCGCAGAAGTTTCTCCGATTATTGTAGAAGAAGAATTGAAGGAGTCTTTTGGCAGTGAATTGATTCAGACGAGAAAACGGGTAcgggaagaggaagaacacgattTAATTGAAGAACAAACCCAAGTTAATGACGGGCGTAATCATGAGGAATTTTCGGAATCCCTAAATAAGAAGGTATGTTTAGTAGGTGAGAATTCCATGGTTAATGTTTCTGTTGATGGTAATGCAACTGATAGTGTAGTTTGTATTCATGATTTGAATGAAAATTTGAAGCTGAGAGAAAATGGTTGTGTTGATTTGGGTTTGAATGAAAATGATGTGAGAGATAGTGCTGATGAGTTTGCAAAGAGAGACAATGATTTGAATTATGATTTAGGTTTCTTGGAAGAAATCCAGACAAAGGAATTTAAGGTTGATGAGGATTTTATGAATATTAGGTCAATTGGATTTTCTGAAGTAATCCAAGAGAAGGGTAGTATTGATTTTGGTGAGTATGTGAAGGGAGATGCCGAAGTTGACAGTGAGGAGGATATTGATTTAGGTGGTATATCAAAAAGAGGTGATTCAGTTGATTATGAAATTAGCAGAGCAACTATTAATAGTATTGTTAAATTTTACCCCAAGACTGTTGAGGAGCGGGGAGGTTTGGATAGTGGTTATAAGGAAGAACCTAGaagtaagaaaaggaaaaaatccTCTGGAAATACGAAGGCTACAACAGAGATGGTGCTCAGAAGGAGTTCTCGTAGAACTAATTCCACTTATTCGCTTCAAAATGTCTTGATGGTGGAAGAATCCTCGGCAGTAGACATATCTCCTGACACTGATAAGATATCCGAAGGCTTACACACAGAAGGATTCGCAGAGCAGAACCTTATACCTTCAAAAATGGAATTGCCACTTTCGTCTAAAAATTTGAACCTAGACGAAATTCATATCCTCGATTTTTTCTCGGTTCATTCCTGCTTAAGGTCATTTAGTGCTATATTATTCTTGAGTCCCTTCAGTTTGGAAGCTTTTGCTGCAGCGGCGAATAGCAAGGTCCCAAATTCCCTTATTGATTCCATTCACGTGTCTATTTTGCGAACTCTGAAGTTGCAGATGGAGTTCCTTTCTAGCGAAGGATCTCAATCTGCTTCCAATTGCTTGAG GAGTCTTAATTGGGAATTGTTGGACTTAGTTACTTGGCCTGTTTACATGGTTGAGTACCTATTGATTCATGGCTCAGAATTAAAACCTGGTTACGAGCTTAGTCGTTTGAAGCTCTTGAACAGCGATTACTATAAACAGTCTCCAAGCATAAAGCTGGAGATACTTCGTTGTTTATGTGATGATCTACTTGAGGCAGAGGTCATAAGGTTGGAACTCAACAGAAGAAATGTAGCGTCTGAGAACGATGCTGATATTGACCGCATTTCAAACAGTGAGAatcacaagaagaggaaacatcCAGTGAATGGATTGGGTAGTTCTGGCTTGACGGAGGTGATTGTTGATGAAACCAATGACTGGAACAGTGATGAATGCTGTTTGTGTAAGATGGATGGGAGCTTAATATGTTGTGATGGTTGTCCGGCTGCTTATCATTCAAGGTGCGTAGGGGTTGTCAAGGATCTTTTGCCAGAAGGTGATTGGTACTGCCCGGAATGTGTGATGGACAAACATTATTCATCGATGAAGTCATCAAAGTCTCTTCGTGGAGCAGAGCTGCTGGGTGTAGATCCATATGGGCGGCTATTTTTTTCCAGCTGCGGTTACCTATTGGT GTCAGATTCATGCGAGACAGAATCGTTTTACTATTATTACCACAGGGATGATTTAGATGCTGTTATTGAAGTTTTGAGGTCATCATCTACTCTTTACAGTGGCATAATAAATGCAATCTCGATAAATTGGAATACTCCTTTTGATTCAAAAGCAAAAGATCGTTTGAATTTTCAGACTCCCACTGTTCACAGAAACCTGATTGTGGATAGTAAACCGAAACCAAGTGAAATTTCTGCCACGAACAAAGTTTTGGATGGTCAGAGCTGCAAGGTTTCTTTGCAGTCTATTGGAAGCCCAGTTTCTTCAGTAGCAGTCCAGGTTAAGGATATGACAAGACCTATTACGAACTCTGAAGGCTCCACTGAAATATCACAAGGTGTTGAAGGCATTCAAATGCCTGTGAAGAATGAGACAGATTGTTCCAACTACTCTTTTGAAGATCTTAACTACACTGGATCCTTGGAAAATGCTACTCCCAATATTGGGAATCATTCTTTGGAGCCTGCTGCTTCTGCTGTTGAACAAAAACAGAATACTGTAGCTGCAGTTCCTGCATCAGCAAACATGgtgtttgaagatgatttctatgTTAACTATTATAGTTTGGCACATATATCTGCCTCCATTGCTGGACAGTTATTATCTAAATCTTCAGAAAGCATACCTCAGGACCTAAAGAAATCCGATGAAGAGATTATTGCAAAACAGATGAATCTCATTTCTAAAAATATGACTAGGTTTAGTTGGTCAAGCATTTATGGACTGCCCATGGATGCTGAGAAAGAAAGCTGCGGGTGGTGTTTTTCTTGCAGATCTACCGATAGCGAGGATTGCTTGTTTAGCATCACCACTAAACATTCTGTTGCAAAAGGCTTTAGGACcgagttttcttcaataaaaaataACGAAAGCCATCTAACTACTGTCATACATCATATCCTTTCCATTGAAGAACGTTTATCTGGTCTACTTTCGGGTCCGTGGCGTAATCCACATTACAGCAAGCATTGGCGTAGAACTGTTACCCAGGCATCCAGTGTTGCATCATTGAGAAATCTGTTAGTTAGT GTAGAGTCCAATTTGCGTCATATCGCGCTTTCAGCAGATTGGTTCAAAGTGGTTGATTCTGTTGTTACAATGGGGTCTGCTTCTTATGCCATGACCAAAGGTCAGGTGTCTTCTTCAAAGAATGGGGGTGGTAAAAAGCGGGGCAAATTGTCACTTACTGGTACCAATTCAACTGTAAATGGTGGGGGCCGATCAGGCGTATTCTGGTGGAGGGGTGGGCGAGTTTCACGTCAAGTGTTTCACTGCAAGATCTTGCCTCAGTTCTTGGCAGTGAAGAGTGGCCGGCAAG CTGGCTGTGGTAAAATTCCGACTATTTTGTACCTTGACAATTCGGAATCTGCTAGGAGAATCAGATATACTGCTTGGAGAGCTGCTGTAGAGATGTCAACGATCGTGACACAGCTTGCCTGCCAG GTTAGGGAATTTGACTCGAACATTAGGTGGGATGAGATTGAAAATGCTCAACTTTTATCTCTTATAGACAAGAATTATAAAAAATCATGGAGGCTGTTCAAGAAGGTTACTATCCGAAGGAAGTGCGTCGAAGGAGCAAATGTGAAATATCTGCTTGATTTTGGCAAAAGAAGAACTATTCCTGATTCTGTTATCCAACATGGAGTCATGCTAGAATTATCTGCTAGCGAAAGGAAGAAGTATTGGTTGGATGAGTTACATGTTCCTTTAAGTATTCTGAAGGCGTTTGAAGAGAAAAAACTTGCTCGCATACACAATAAGACTGACTCTGCAGTGCTTCGCGGAGAAGCTGGTAAATTAATAAAAAGGACCTCCAGAAAACAGGGTCTTTCTTATCTCCTGTCGAAATCGGAAAATCACCAATGTGGACAGTGCAAAAAAGATTTGTTGGTCAG GGAAGCTGTGAGCTGTAATGATTGCAAAG GTTTTTTCCATAAAAAGCATTTCAGGAAGCCTAAGGGCAAAAATTCTGCAGATTGTACATATACATGCAACAAGTGCCAGAGCACAAAACATGTGAAAAAACTTGTGAAgaaattcgtaaaaattaaaaagaaaatgaaaaaggggAAACCAGTGGCACAGGAGAAAATAACCTCCATATCTGAGCGACCAAGACGTTCTATTCAGAGAGTTAACTATGTCGAATTGCAAAAGAAAGAGCTGGATGGAACCAAAAAGCACACACCAGGTCACCAGAAACAAGGGATCACCAAGAAAAACACACGAGGCCGACCTAGGAAATGGGTCCCAGTGGAACAAAAAATGCAGCCTAAGAAAGTGATCGTGAAGAAGAAAAAACGTGGTCGACCTAAGAAATTGATCACCAAGAAACATGAAGAAGGTAGATCCAAGAAAGTGGTCTGTTGGCCAAAAGGGAACAGAACACAGATTTATCATGCATTCTGGCTTAATGGTCTTCGGTTTTCAAGCAAACCAAATGATGCTCGTGTCATGGATTTTGGGGAAGGAAGACTACTTCTGCCATCTGAAAATCCAAATGCCCTCTCTACACAACCCATTTGTGGTCTTTGCTTGGAAGCAGAATATACATCCAGATTAATTTATATCAAATGTGAAAAATGCCAAG AATGGTTCCATGGAGATGCTTTTGGGTGCAAAGTGGAAAGCACCACTAAAATTATCGGATTCCGGTGTCATAAATGCCGTGAGAGTAGCCCTCCTGTTTGTCCGCATATGATGGACATAGCAATTTCCTGCAATATCAATGAAGGGGAATGTCGTTCCGGAGCTGAATGTGGTGACAAGGAATTGCCTGATATTGATGAATTTTCTAATGGAAAAGATGAAAGACATGAATTTGCTTCCAGTGATGGTTGTCAGGGTTTGGTTCACACTTATGTCCGTAAGCCACGATCAGATACACTTCTTCATTCTAATAACAAGGTTAAAAAAGCACTCGAAGTTCCGGATTCTAATAAGTCGATTGATGAAGAAAAGAATGTCATTTCTCCTGACCAGACTCTTATGGTAAGTGGCGTTGAATCAAAAGAGTGTACCGAGTCTGTCGAAAAGCAGGAATTACATACTGTAGTTCCAGATTCAGGTCATGAAGATCAAAAGGTAGATACGGTTCTTGACTGTGATGATACTCCTTCGTCCCATGCATGTATGGTTGAATCAGAAAATGAGCAGTTTATATCTGTTGGATCACCTCCTGGAACAGTTAATTTATCTTGCACAACTTCTGAGGATGTCATTGAGAAGGAAGCGCCAGTGGTGGGACATAATGAGGTTGAGGATGGTATTGCTATTACACCTGCTAATACAGAGATGCCTTTGGCAGTAGGCTTTGGTGCCCCTGCTGAGTTAATGCAACCCGCATCCCCTTCAACATTAACGCAATCCATAAATACaagaggaaatcaagtgtag
- the LOC113312226 gene encoding protein EARLY RESPONSIVE TO DEHYDRATION 15-like yields the protein MVAVVAEQKSSLNPDAPLFIPEAFRHVEDFSPEWWDLVKTSTWFRDYWLNSQEEEEGYFFDENDKSEIAHLLPESFDLGIDEEDEFPNLEAELDDMVRSSEAEDYKNQLALENSKQLKNELEIDEAQALMKNLGLQKSSPRASSKSPVYREKATQSAY from the exons ATGGTGGCAGTGGTGGCAGAACAAAAATCTTCACTGAACCCAGACGCACCCCTCTTTATTCCAGAGGCATTTCGTCATGTGGAGGATTTTTCTCCAGAATGGTGGGATCTGGTGAAGACCTCAACATGGTTCCGTGACTACTGGCTGAACAgccaggaggaagaagaaggttatttttttgatgaaaatgatAAAAGCGAAATTGCTCATTTGCTTCCCGAGTCATTTGATCTTGgcattgatgaagaagatgagttCCCCAACTTGGAAGCCGAGTTAGATGACATGGTCAGGTCTTCTGAAGCTGAAGATTACAAGAACCAATTAGCTCTTGAAAACAGCAAACAATTGAAAAATG AGTTGGAGATTGATGAAGCACAGGCACTAATGAAAAATCTGGGTTTGCAAAAATCATCCCCTAGAGCTAGTTCTAAATCCCCAGTTTACCGTGAGAAGGCGACACA GTCAGCTTACTAA